CCACATTTAACGTGGAAAAGTTGAATGATGTATTTGGAAGCTGCGTCGACCGTTTGCAAATCTACGATGGCGTTGGGACATCAGATGTGGCAAGGCTGAAAAATCTCAATGACCAATGTGGAACCTTTGGCGAATACCCAGAAATAGTATCTACGGAAAATTCCCTTACCCTGCGCCTGACAACGGATGCTGAGGATAATTCGAACGACTTCGTGTTTGCGTATACATCTTTCAGCACAGAAGGTGATGAAATTTTATAGTTAATTGTTAATATGttaaaaccccatgagaactacctgccgattggccaaaaagaagttttcattatcaattggcccaatctgcaacattgttagaataatttcaccacgcataaaaattgggtgaattatttgcaaagctccattctgattggtgatttaagtaaagatatcatgtaattgaccaagcagaggtaatgttagattggcaggtagtgctcaaggggttaaGCTAACGGAATGTGTGATTTTCACAAATACCTCTATTCttcttttttcttgcaaatttatgaagtacaagaaaatgttcatcacctcatggaaaatacctacaaagtgcttttaTAACATCTTAGTATATCATTTTTGTCTGAGAAGGTTCGTCTCAGATTGTTGtcctgtatattttttgtttactgtaacttggtaactcagatgtgtgtctCATATCAAAAGATAATTAATTCTATTCAAGTAcagtacttgaatagaataaattatcttttgtTATAAAAGCTTTATCGGATGaactaccatatcaataggtgaaaacaaagtttttgaatataccgcgctgcactgatacgttcacgcggtacctctgcactgaaccatatcatgctgatcacttgcacctgtaagattagtatctttgaaaaagaccagtattgtattcaatctatgattgcagaaatacacaggtgatgagtgtaacctgcttgtagtgcagcgcgatatgttcaatattgttttcacctattgctatgataattaatctgattaattacgtaacttcgctagCGTATTCTGAGCTTATGCATGCTAAAATAACTCTTCCACAGTTTGCATGGTAAAACATTTCATACTATGTAGCTTTtatcatgtgttgtttggaaaagagatttctaAGGCTGTAGGTCATCATCTGTCAGTTTATAGGTCAACttgttgaggtcaaatttaggcattcATTTGGAACAACGTAATtgaagcatcaattttgatattttgtcgtCTACTGGTTTATTTTCAAATGGCAGGAACATAATTACATTTCTGGAGATGTAAATGGTGAACACAATTAAGATTGCAtagagaaatgtccttctgatatcaaataattttgatttgttgaaatttgcaatataatgtcaattaaatggcaaataattaaaaattaaaaattttgacattaACAGTCCTAGCaggaaactttataaatctaatgatatgtacttaaagtgtatgcagctgggatgaaaaatcgaccatcataattatgaaaatgttgacctttcgttttgaagatatacatgatgtttcccaaaacacctaaaCCTTTTTTAAACTccgtgtatatcttcaatacgaatggtcgCGACCAAGCTCTTAAAGGCGCCGCGTGACGTAATTACAAAACTTCACAATTTAGAAATGAAAAATATAGCAcgcaataattatgatatttaaaAATGTAACTATGCTAATAATTATATTCTCCATCCATAATGGTATATTTTGTCATCCATATTCATCTTTTTAAATACTATTTGCAGCTACTTGTGACACCGACGAGTTTCGATGCAAAAATGGCCGATGCATAGACGAAAAACTCGCTGACACATTCGACTTCTTTGACAACTGCGGAGATGGCAGTGATCAAGAAGCATTGGGTAAGTCGAAAAGATACCGACTGCCTCAAGATTTATTCTGCCTGCCCGGGCCGAATTTATTACAGTGCTAGACGGGCCCGGGCCCCAAGATAAAAAAAACTTTTATTAAAAAAGAAATAAGCGAAGTGAGCAAATTTATAAAGGAAACTATCAGATGGTgtataacagatttctcttcaaaatgactcGCATATTAtcatcaaaaatgacaaaaaactatTCAAGTAGATATgatttgataagattgccttgtcatttaaaaCGGTGATCTTGTCAATAATTATAGCatgaatagattcttgtcaaatttgaccgATTCGTTTTGAAGAGAAATGTGTTCATCCCAATAGTTTCCTAATATTTTGACAGGTTTCTATTAAAAACTGAGTAGATCGTTTTAGCCAAGAGTTCTTAATTTGTCTCGATCAGATATCACAGGTATTAATTACCGtatagtttattattattatctattaaAGTTAAACACTGCGTCATCTTCAATCTTGGCTGTTTATTTTTCCGTCTCCCATATGAGGAATCCATGATACAACTTCTCTTATTCGTGTAAGACAAACCAATGGACAATAAAGCATTTAACTTCAGTCACTCATTGATACTCATTCTACGGTTGCAAGTCCAAATTTTGCCCTCCATGGTCGACATCGCGTTTGTAAGCCACCATTGGATTTCACGCTCACGGAGGATTCCGtctgatcaatagatagaaaatggatctactatattaATTGTAAATTGCTGTTTTAGCGTGCATTCGGTTAGATTGACATTTCAACACGAAATAATATggtgttcctgtgttgtattcgtattacgcgggctatgGGTGTCGACATTTTCACATGATGCACTGGgtattttggcctctccccagAAACCGCTGGTGGCGCATTGTATGTATCGTGAATCGACCGAAATTGTAACATCAAATTGTAACAAGTAAGCATTCATGGTCTGTGCCAAGGGATAATACTTCAAGATATTCAGGCCAGTGTGTAACATTTggcaattttgttcaaaatgatgttcaaaaaacaattaattcacATGCATGCAATAAACAAAGccttaaacaataataataataattataataataataataataataataatgataataataataataataataataataataataacaataataataataataataataataataataataataataataataaataaataaataatcttaATGACTCGGCACTTGACACCCGAAAGAAACCAAATCAAGCACAATTTTGCTTTTAACAAACTTTTTGCACGATTTTTTTGAATCACAGCGTACTTGGACTGACTAATAATAATTTTGCCTGTAACAATTTTTACTTGATTTTCAAATAAACGTACTATTGCTCCCAAAATACGCTACGGGAAACAATTTGTTGTTCATTGGTAGTCTATTGGTTTCGTTTTTCCAGTTTGATACGCAGTACGCAGAAGAAAATAATTTGAGCCCGTCTTATTTTGTTTCAGATGAGTGGCTAGGTGGACTTTTTAGATGGGGACTCGGTATATTTATAGCAATCATCGTCGCTATTGCTATTGGTGGTATATTGATATGTGTATGCTGTGGTTGTTTGTGTTATCATCTAATTTGCAAAAGGCAACAGTCTTCCAATCAGACAACAGTCGTACATGCGCCACCTCCACATGCCCCAGATGGTATGCAGATGCAAGGATACAGTAACAACGGGTACGGACAAAAATAAGGACagtaatatatattttatattaaagaggaagccccaccagagcagttcttctggggagAACCAAAGCTGCCtgattatcaaattaatcagtgacaaggttatacagggtgtcccaaaaaagaggccccacattgcgccctctttttctccaatttctgaaaagttgatcaaatatgtgacccctcggcacaactgagcccggatgtcgccagtgccactattgagatatgccccatcgaacttaacaataaacaataggaaacaaaggatttattgactgttttattgatttttcacttcttaaatgtcaagtactatagacatgatatacatcattttaaagctaatttcaagcagaatattttggttgaatatctcaaaaatgatgattggcgacttcagggctcagttgtgccgaggggtcacatatattttggtatgtaaagaaaccttaaattgttagctttaataaaccaaaaccattctttcaatcggctgacaatttttgaagatatgccctctttaagaaatgtacccgtttttcactctgtccacggatgaggtttggctacatcaaagatttaaacgaaacacacggttaatgacatggatagataatagcattaggcttgggaaagcattcactataagcgaggatcaccagctagcttcaaacatctttgCAATCCCGTGTTTCTGCTGCATTCGCaaatatccggcgcacaaggatggtacgcaacgcaattaatgcaatgagaactagggctgaaacctgtattcgtcatggaggcaaccaggtagagggcagagcagcacagtaatctcacttcaaaagaaccaaagacaaactaaacagcccttttcagggctaccttttattccaaaaagagaaatgacttatgttgtcaataaaatgaaagcaagaaacgagaaaaacataagtaattgcaagtatagcaaaagaagtcccatcccacatcaatttcgcccaaattaatgacacttaaccaattccataacccataagcccacctgtaaagcccattccctaaaatacagttgttattttataaagttatcatcgaggaatgttttatattcatgcatggtttatgcacttttcaatctttgaagtagccaaacctcctccgtggacagagtgaaaaacggatacatttctttaaaaggacatatcttcaaaagttatgagccgattgaaataattgttttggtttattaaagctaacgatttaaggtttctttatataccaaaatatatttgatcaacttttcagaaataggagaaaaagagggtgcaatgtggggcctcttttttttgggacaccctgtatctggaTTTGACGGATGCgaattaatgttttaatgttattgcctcatttagcacctgtcaaattcagagattacCTTCACACtgaataatttgataaccaggcaggtttggttcaccccagaagaactgctctggtggagCTTCCTTTTTTAATAAACTTGGTTTTGAATGAAGATGAGAAAAAAAACAGAAATATCTGAATTGAACTGAAATGATAAACTGAACTGAAATGATAAACTGAACTGAAATGATAAACTGAACTGAAATGATTTTCCATgtaaaatgatataatattgaACTGAAATGATGATAGTTAACAAAAACATGAAtcagtgacgtagccaggatGTTTCTCGAGGGGAAAGTGAGGGGAAGGTGGTTTTCAAGGTGGGCGCAAAGTGGCTTCAAGTGGGAATTTTAATGAAAAGGGCCAACAATGCctacaaatttaaaatatacgTGGGAGCAGGATGTCATTGAGAGGGAAGCTTCTTCATTGCCCGTCCCTTCCCCGGCTACGTCACTGAAATGAATTTGAAGAGAAGAAGATGTCTCAAACATTCTcataaaaaagttttaatttatcaagtttatacaagctgtatcaaaatgattggtacccatcagttatcATTGATAATGGTAGAGAATAACACATCAAAATTGACActagattaattgtaaaacaagcCATAAACCATACGTTCTGGACATTACATGAgtatccaattttgcatttggaaAAGGCGGACGTTTCAATAAACGTCAAAATTGATGGTTACCAATCatattgatacagcctgtatctgctacgtgtatttttgtatttttcatgttATAAGCTATTTATTATATGGTTCTATAGTAATTTTATCGTGTAAGATACTTTGTATTGTcgccttaaggttggtcttaaccctggaattatggaaatctttgggcctcataacaaaggagcaaatcactgaatgggactttgagtaaaatgggttttttttcctaCATATTCATAtccagtttttaaaattaatatttattttattttactgaagAATTTGTTTGTTGTTTCCTAAAAATAATTGGATCAACAAAACTTTTTGTCCCCATTTGACCTCACTGATGAATTCgtaaagtctttgccattctatatatgtgtacttttatatactttcgaCCAACATTTTAGCAGTTataaggcccaaaagtttccataattcaagGGTTAAGATCtcatttattaataatattagtTTGACCATTGTATATACATTTAATCTCTATATATTAATATTTGACCGATTATTTGATTCCACAATAATAATTCATACATTTACTGGACCTCACAGTTATGTGTTGTGCATaattgaagagtttgtttccaaaagccGCTAAATCCAAAGGCTGCTTTATGTCAAATTCAATTGtagatattcctaagagtagcagtaaccttgccaatctaataacacTGGAGcactagaatagttataacaattctttggatatctttaaaaaataattgcaaatttctttaacctcccacgtgcgaagacgaaaacaataaataaagaaaataattatttttgttccaaaaggagctaaatccaatggcagccattttaaaactttgcattggagaatttttaggggacaaaatgattttgaaaatagttagaaaataagctagagttacaaacatatccattccaattgttaaatgtcattgaaactttaaaaatgttaaaatataccataaaaatgtgacacaaggcagctattggatttagcgccttttggaaacaaactcttaaTATGATGAAGAGcattgtttcaaaaccccttacatccacttttgactttttgagaaaaacagccttttttttaattgtgcaagtattacttgttcgatttgattcaatttgggtttggataaagtgttgatgaatagaaactaaaagaatagttttggtacaatttttaagccttcctatttattttattatttctttaatatcgcaccttttgtggatgtaagggcttttgcaacaaaataaatttaccccttttctagaaaccacttttgcaatcaaatttgagcccatttgtttgctcTACTTTATATAACTTGActaatgatttcaaaatcataaagaaaaattgaattatctcatttacttttttaattatgaatttttaattaaatgcgGGAAAATTACgtttttgagcatttccgaagctacagctttcgttaattacaatgatttttttttttcaaacatagtgaccccaaaatagttccttttggttttaatgattaaagaacattcaaggctagtaTTATACATCAAgatattattttcctaaaattttatgttcattttaagtttagatttccggaaattccctaagatttcccaaacggaaatatacgatatttccggaagggaaagtggtatgtaggtcaaacaaccaccaaaatgtgtatttttggtcacactataatgtcatgtcaataactcaatttcagccaaaagtggacgTAAgtgcttttgcaacagagctcttcatatgTTAAATAAACATCTCTACAAAAGTAGCTAACCccgccccttaaataatggccattattcaaaaacgggagaTTGTGTTaccaatctgtaaaatgcgttggaagcagaatttatttctgcgcattttgacacctcatttgtagcaattgtctaaatattgacgtcacatcgtacatttaaatcaatgtaaccgaagatttgaaagttgcagtaaattatattgatttgtattcagtatagtggaaggaaatctgtgtaatgatatccgggtgtttttgtattgttgtaagtgcaactttcaaatctggacctcactacattaaattggccggcgttttattgttttctgggctatcgtatcaaatgagaagtcaaaatgtgcagaaataaattctgcttccaacgcattttacaaatttgtaatacaatagtccgtatttgaataatagccattatttaaggggggtagttaattttttttgagatgtttatattttgatatattgCTTTGTAAATGAAGGGATCCATTGCTCTTGAATTTGGACGGAACGCCAAGACCATCAGCCACCCGGCCATTGTATGTAGCTATTTGCGTAATTgttacataattattaattaataatgTTTATGTTAATTTCGGGTACATTGTCTCATCTAACATTACTAGTGAAGATTAAGATCTTAGATTGTAATtcattcatgcatgtaaaattttgaatGGACAGCCGAGGGTGTTTACCAATGCATGCCTAACGCAATACTCTTGGTAATCGGAAACATCTAATTAAAATTACCGGGGAAATTacatgtggacaaagtgatttcgACCCTATGACGTAAAACTAccgccattttgttaatttagcttctatTTCTTTCATTGTTTCACCACAAATTcttagaaatatatatatttgtaataCGAAATAATATTGGGAATAGCTGCTCGAAACTCCGAGAAATTAACTTTTCaaatgaaattgggtaaagttctttttggaccaccctgtactgTACATAATTGGAAGAAAAAGGAGGTTTTATACAAATAAAGCGCGCCGGTGCACAAGTAATGTAATCTATTTGTGAATTGTGACGCTATTTATATGCTCTCACGCGCGAACCATAATTTATGCCGGCaatattaaatcaaaatcaaGCTTCCGATGTCAAGGTTGCTCATAGCTGCTCATCTTGGTTAACAATGGTTTCTTTGTCAACGCTCGGTGTCATCTTCTTATTGACGATTGTAAGACGTAGTTATGGTTCAGGTAAGTGATGATAATGGTTTGGTGGTTATTTTATTAAAACACAAAATGGATTAAATGGTACTATACGTGGCTGGGCGCGGCTAAAATTAAAATACTAGGTTTCAATACAACGCAACAACCATTTTGATAAAGACTGCAAATGGTCATCAGCCCAGCATGTAGTAGCTTGTGCTAGTACAGACTGTTTGGTATTTTGAATtcacgttaccatggttacagcaaTAATATTGCACCAATTTTGTATATTTCCAAGTTTCGCATATTTAATTGGGCAATTACAGGGttgtcagtagcgtagccagcgggggggcaggggggcagagtgcccccctgacaaaaaaaaatgaaagaaaaagtgccctctgacaaaaaaaaaatgaaagagaaaatcaggagggcaaaggaaaagaaaagggcaaggagtcccttttctagctaaattcagggccaaaataatgtaaaatacaaattttttcggcgctacgcgcgcacattgtaccaataaagcccttatttagccggataatgggcgaaaatagtgtaaaataccatttttttcgcgctacgcgcgcacatcatctcAATAAGGCCCTTtatgtctctatgtattgtatgatgcaactgcattttttttttttcgtctgtgcccccaaaattttattttgcccccccccctgaccaagaaagctggctacgcccctgagggTTGTCTTTGCAGAAACTGATTTGCATATACAGGTTGAGGCTATATTATAAACCCATTGCAATGTATTGTCAAAATACTATACCAGACAGGTAAATAACAGGAAACTGGGTGGACATTTGGGTAAATTATTTTgctcacccagtaaattcaacttgcccaacAATGTCCACCCAGCAAATTATTTTCAACCGTTTCTATTTGAAAgtgatgtaaacatctcaaaattgtaactaacccccttaaataatggccattattcaaaaacgggctattgtattacaaatctgacaAATGTGTTGGAAaccgaatttatttctgcgcattttgacgccTCATTTGTGGCAAATTGTCTGAATATTGACGTtacagcatacatttaaatcaatgtaacccaagatttgaaagttgcagtaaaatctattgatttgtaatcagtataatggaaggaattAAATATGTGTAAGGATATCTGagtattttgtatttgttttttgttttattgttttctaggctatcgtatcaaatgagatgtcaaaatgcgcatatataaattctgcttccaacgcattttacagatttgtaacagTGGCGTGTCCGGGGGGGCTTTAGGTGATGAAGCCCCTCgcattttgttaaaaatcatgtaaaatcagccgttttttggcgattttagccattaagccccccgtataactctgaaagcccctgaGCCCCCACAGGAAAAGATCATGGACACGCCGGTgtgtaataaacatctcaaaaaaagtaactacccccctttaaataatactcaacaacgggcgattgtattacaaatctgtaaaatgcgttggaagcagaatttatttctgcgcattttgtaatacaatagcccgttttttgaATAATTGCTATTATTGGGGGATTGGTTATTTAATACTTAACATTTGCcaattaaattacaactttgaagCAGGAACATATTACATACAGTACACAATGGTATTTTATAagctaaaattaaaattgaatacctgagtggaagaagggctaaactccatcaaaactgtttttgagatattaagaaagaacttaatatttggaaaagttttatagacagaatgtttccgtcttcaggggacctttaatacatgaacatacaatattacacacattcgaaattatatatgtttccatggcaacggtacaggtcttaatacgagctggagttgtgcccttcttccactaatatactgcaagtgccagttccgtgttataaatagctacagaaatt
This DNA window, taken from Amphiura filiformis chromosome 16, Afil_fr2py, whole genome shotgun sequence, encodes the following:
- the LOC140135907 gene encoding enteropeptidase-like; this translates as MVSLATLGVVVVLTILRRSYGSEYFETFCDKIFDIGESGDVMYSGDVWYNQHYSSNLTCTVTLQTSADRQILLTWTTFNVEKLNDVFGSCVDRLQIYDGVGTSDVARLKNLNDQCGTFGEYPEIVSTENSLTLRLTTDAEDNSNDFVFAYTSFSTEATCDTDEFRCKNGRCIDEKLADTFDFFDNCGDGSDQEALDEWLGGLFRWGLGIFIAIIVAIAIGGILICVCCGCLCYHLICKRQQSSNQTTVVHAPPPHAPDGMQMQGYSNNGYGQK